One region of Glycine max cultivar Williams 82 chromosome 9, Glycine_max_v4.0, whole genome shotgun sequence genomic DNA includes:
- the LOC100818859 gene encoding DNA mismatch repair protein MSH7 isoform X1: MLRYFHRISGDRPATAPKVQQPNHNVTAAVNQPPPADDVRGTDTPPEKVPRRVLPANFAPNENNSGPSLFESIMHKFVKVDDNERVIQRSHSLNGSLAKSSLPVGICADTDRKVVNMEETAFQPLGKVKDNAVNFKEKANQENFALVETDDDVTGPETPGMLPLASHLKRSREDGSKFGSLLNSGKRVRFLDDSLELDMTKKEAEVASKFEWLNPSRIRDANGRRSNDPLYDRTTLYIPPEALGKMSASQKQYWSVKCKYMDVLLFFKVGKFYELYEMDADIGHKELDWKITLSGVGKCRQVGISESGIDDAVQKLVACGYKVGRVEQLETSEEAKARGANSVIRRKLVQVVTPSTNVDGNIGPDAVHLLSIKEENNGLDNGAVVYGFAFVDCARLRFWVGSIDDDASCSALGALLMQVSPTEVIYDNRGLSKEAQKALRKFSLNGSTALQFTPVQSMTDLVSNEIRDLIHSKGYFKGSSHSLDHVLRSVIHREITLSALVGLIDHLDRLMLNDALQNGDLYTYQVYRGCLKMDGPTMINLELFVNNEDGGKSGSLYNCLDKCVTSSGKRLLRNWICCPLVDAEIINNRLDIVDDLMANPEIVSHIAQHLRRLPDLEHLLGRIKSSLQLSGPLLLPFLGKKILKQRVKVFGSLVKGLRTALSLLLLLQKEQPLISSLTKVFKLPILTGSNGLDQFLAQFEAAVDSDFPNYQNHNVTDSDAETLTILAELFLEKAAQWFEVVHAINCIDVLRSFAVTSTFSRGTMSRPVIVASKGTSKDNGGTVLKMKGLWHPFALGDSGCLPVPNDVILGENEDGSHPRTLLLTGPNMGGKSTLLRSTCLAVIMAQLGCYVPCESCVLSAVDIIFTRLGAKDRIMTGESTFFVECTETALVLQNATQDSLVILDELGRGTSTFDGYAIAYAVFRHLIEKVNCRMLFATHYHSLTKEFASHPRVIMQHMACAFKSKSDTHSMRDQELVFLYRLASGPCPESYGLQVALMAGIPEKTVNIASKASQQMKKSIGQSFRSSEQRSEFSTLHEEWLKTLVSISRIEDCNSLDEDALDTLICLWYELKTSFISGK; this comes from the exons ATGCTTAGATATTTTCACCGAATTTCCGGCGACCGGCCAGCCACCGCTCCGAAGGTTCAGCAACCCAATCACAACGTCACTGCCGCCGTCAACCAACCGCCGCCGGCAGATGATGTCAGAGGAACCGACACGCCGCCGGAGAAGGTGCCGCGGCGCGTTTTACCGGCAAATTTCGCGCCAAACGAGAACAACTCTGGTCCCTCCCTGTTTGAGAGCATCATGCACAAATTCGTCAAGGTCGATGACAACGAAAGAGTTATTCAGAG GAGCCACTCATTGAATGGTAGTTTGGCTAAATCTTCTTTACCAGTGGGAATATGTGCTGATACTGATCGTAAAGTGGTGAACATGGAAGAGACAGCTTTTCAACCTTTAGGGAAAGTGAAAGATAATGCTGTGAATTTCAAGGAAAAGGCTAATCAGGAGAACTTTGCACTGGTTGAAACTGATGATGATGTTACTGGACCAGAAACCCCAGGGATGCTGCCTCTTGCTTCTCACCTGAAGCGAAGTCGAGAGGATGGATCCAAGTTTGGTTCGTTGCTGAATTCTGGCAAACGAGTTAGATTTCTCGACGATTCACTGGAATTGGACATGACTAAGAAGGAAGCAGAAGTGGCTAGCAAGTTTGAATGGCTCAATCCTTCTCGAATCAGGGATGCTAATGGAAGAAGGTCAAATGATCCTTTGTATGATAGGACAACGCTTtatattcctccagaagctttGGGGAAAATGTCAGCATCACAGAAACAGTATTGGAGTGTCAAATGTAAATATATGgatgttttgcttttttttaaagtg GGAAAATTTTATGAGCTTTATGAAATGGATGCTGACATTGGCCATAAGGAGCTTGATTGGAAAATAACGTTAAGTGGTGTTGGAAAATGTCGGCAG GTTGGTATATCTGAAAGTGGGATTGATGATGCTGTTCAAAAGCTGGTTGCATGTGG GTATAAGGTTGGACGAGTGGAGCAATTAGAGACATCTGAAGAAGCAAAAGCTAGAGGAGCTAACTCT GTTATTCGGAGAAAATTAGTTCAGGTAGTCACTCCATCAACCAATGTGGATGGTAATATTGGTCCTGATGCTGTTCACCTTCTCTCAATAAAAGAG GAAAACAATGGCTTGGATAATGGTGCAGTTGTGTATGGATTTGCTTTTGTTGATTGTGCTCGGCTTAGATTTTGGGTTGGCTCTATAGACGATGATGCATCCTGTTCTGCTTTGGGGGCTTTATTGATGCAA GTGTCACCCACGGAAGTTATATATGATAATAGAG GTTTATCCAAAGAAGCTCAGAAAGCACTTAGAAAATTCTCGTTGAATG GTTCGACGGCACTACAGTTCACTCCAGTTCAGTCGATGACTGACTTGGTGAGCAATGAAATTAGGGATTTAATTCACTCAAAGGGATACTTCAAAGGCTCGTCTCATTCACTGGATCATGTACTGAGAAGTGTGATTCATCGTGAAATCACCTTGTCTGCTCTAGTTGGGCTGATTGATCATCTGGATAGATTGATG TTGAATGATGCCCTACAGAATGGGGATTTATATACATACCAAGTTTACAGGGGTTGCCTTAAAATGGATGGTCCAACAATGATAAATCTAGAACTTTTTGTCAATAATGAGGATGGTGGCAAATCAG GTTCATTGTACAATTGTCTTGATAAGTGTGTAACTTCATCTGGAAAGCGGCTTCTTAGGAACTGGATCTGCTGTCCATTAGTAGATGCTGAAATAATTAACAACAGGCTTGATATAGTGGATGATCTAATGGCTAACCCAGAGATTGTGTCACATATTGCTCAACATCTTCGCAGGCTTCCAGACTTGGAACATTTGCTTGGCCGAATTAAGTCCAGCCTTCAATTATCAGGCCCTCTCTTATTGCCCTTCTtgggaaagaaaatattgaagcaGAGG GTGAAAGTGTTTGGATCACTTGTGAAAGGCCTTCGGACTGCTTTGAGCTTGTTGCTTCTTCTACAGAAAGAGCAGCCTCTAATATCGTCTTTGACCAAAGTTTTTAAACTTCCAATTCTGACTGGCAGTAACGGGCTCGACCAATTTCTTGCTCAGTTTGAAGCAGCAGTAGACAGCGACTTCCCAAATTACCAG AATCACAACGTTACGGATTCAGATGCTGAAACACTCACAATACTTGCTGAATTATTTTTGGAGAAAGCTGCTCAGTGGTTTGAAGTTGTTCATGCCATCAATTGCATTGATGTATTAAGATCTTTTGCTGTTACTTCTACCTTTTCTCGTGGAACTATGTCTAGGCCAGTCATAGTGGCATCAAAAGGTACAAGTAAAGACAATGGAGGAACTGTGCTCAAGATGAAGGGACTATGGCATCCATTTGCCCTTGGAGACAGTGGATGTTTGCCTGTCCCCAATGATGTAATCCTTGGTGAGAATGAAGATGGGTCGCATCCTCGAACTTTGCTGCTTACTGGACCAAACATGGGTGGAAAGTCAACACTTCTGCGTTCCACCTGTCTAGCTGTTATTATGGCCCAG CTAGGCTGTTATGTACCATGTGAAAGTTGTGTTCTCTCAGCTGTGGATATCATCTTCACACGACTTGGAGCCAAAGATAGAATCATGACAGGCGAGA gtACCTTCTTTGTTGAGTGTACTGAAACGGCCTTGGTgcttcagaatgctactcaaGATTCTCTTGTTATCCTTGATGAATTGGGTCGGGGAACAAGCACTTTTGATGGCTATGCCATTGCATATGCA GTATTCCGGCATCTGATTGAAAAAGTTAACTGTCGCATGCTATTTGCCACACACTACCATTCACTCACGAAAGAGTTTGCTTCCCATCCACGCGTCATAATGCAACATATGGCTTGCGCTTTCAAGTCAAAATCTGATACCCATTCCATGCGTGATCAGGAACTAGTTTTCCTATATCGGCTTGCCTCCGGACCATGTCCAGAGAGCTACGGGTTGCAGGTAGCCCTCATGGCTGGAATCCCAGAAAAAACGGTAAACATTGCTTCTAAGGCAAGCCAACAGatgaaaaaatcaattggacaaaGTTTTAGGTCAAGCGAACAGAGATCAGAGTTCTCAACCCTTCATGAAGAATGGTTGAAGACCTTGGTATCTATCTCAAGAATAGAGGATTGTAACTCTTTGGATGAAGATGCTTTAGATACATTAATTTGTCTGTGGTATGAACttaaaacttcatttatatCAGGCAAGTAG
- the LOC100818859 gene encoding DNA mismatch repair protein MSH7 isoform X2 produces MLRYFHRISGDRPATAPKVQQPNHNVTAAVNQPPPADDVRGTDTPPEKVPRRVLPANFAPNENNSGPSLFESIMHKFVKVDDNERVIQRSHSLNGSLAKSSLPVGICADTDRKVVNMEETAFQPLGKVKDNAVNFKEKANQENFALVETDDDVTGPETPGMLPLASHLKRSREDGSKFGSLLNSGKRVRFLDDSLELDMTKKEAEVASKFEWLNPSRIRDANGRRSNDPLYDRTTLYIPPEALGKMSASQKQYWSVKCKYMDVLLFFKVGKFYELYEMDADIGHKELDWKITLSGVGKCRQVGISESGIDDAVQKLVACGYKVGRVEQLETSEEAKARGANSVIRRKLVQVVTPSTNVDGNIGPDAVHLLSIKEENNGLDNGAVVYGFAFVDCARLRFWVGSIDDDASCSALGALLMQVSPTEVIYDNRGLSKEAQKALRKFSLNGSTALQFTPVQSMTDLVSNEIRDLIHSKGYFKGSSHSLDHVLRSVIHREITLSALVGLIDHLDRLMLNDALQNGDLYTYQVYRGCLKMDGPTMINLELFVNNEDGGKSGSLYNCLDKCVTSSGKRLLRNWICCPLVDAEIINNRLDIVDDLMANPEIVSHIAQHLRRLPDLEHLLGRIKSSLQLSGPLLLPFLGKKILKQRVKVFGSLVKGLRTALSLLLLLQKEQPLISSLTKVFKLPILTGSNGLDQFLAQFEAAVDSDFPNYQNHNVTDSDAETLTILAELFLEKAAQWFEVVHAINCIDVLRSFAVTSTFSRGTMSRPVIVASKGTSKDNGGTVLKMKGLWHPFALGDSGCLPVPNDVILGENEDGSHPRTLLLTGPNMGGKSTLLRSTCLAVIMAQGKNITQFAKRMGILFRHTEGDDARY; encoded by the exons ATGCTTAGATATTTTCACCGAATTTCCGGCGACCGGCCAGCCACCGCTCCGAAGGTTCAGCAACCCAATCACAACGTCACTGCCGCCGTCAACCAACCGCCGCCGGCAGATGATGTCAGAGGAACCGACACGCCGCCGGAGAAGGTGCCGCGGCGCGTTTTACCGGCAAATTTCGCGCCAAACGAGAACAACTCTGGTCCCTCCCTGTTTGAGAGCATCATGCACAAATTCGTCAAGGTCGATGACAACGAAAGAGTTATTCAGAG GAGCCACTCATTGAATGGTAGTTTGGCTAAATCTTCTTTACCAGTGGGAATATGTGCTGATACTGATCGTAAAGTGGTGAACATGGAAGAGACAGCTTTTCAACCTTTAGGGAAAGTGAAAGATAATGCTGTGAATTTCAAGGAAAAGGCTAATCAGGAGAACTTTGCACTGGTTGAAACTGATGATGATGTTACTGGACCAGAAACCCCAGGGATGCTGCCTCTTGCTTCTCACCTGAAGCGAAGTCGAGAGGATGGATCCAAGTTTGGTTCGTTGCTGAATTCTGGCAAACGAGTTAGATTTCTCGACGATTCACTGGAATTGGACATGACTAAGAAGGAAGCAGAAGTGGCTAGCAAGTTTGAATGGCTCAATCCTTCTCGAATCAGGGATGCTAATGGAAGAAGGTCAAATGATCCTTTGTATGATAGGACAACGCTTtatattcctccagaagctttGGGGAAAATGTCAGCATCACAGAAACAGTATTGGAGTGTCAAATGTAAATATATGgatgttttgcttttttttaaagtg GGAAAATTTTATGAGCTTTATGAAATGGATGCTGACATTGGCCATAAGGAGCTTGATTGGAAAATAACGTTAAGTGGTGTTGGAAAATGTCGGCAG GTTGGTATATCTGAAAGTGGGATTGATGATGCTGTTCAAAAGCTGGTTGCATGTGG GTATAAGGTTGGACGAGTGGAGCAATTAGAGACATCTGAAGAAGCAAAAGCTAGAGGAGCTAACTCT GTTATTCGGAGAAAATTAGTTCAGGTAGTCACTCCATCAACCAATGTGGATGGTAATATTGGTCCTGATGCTGTTCACCTTCTCTCAATAAAAGAG GAAAACAATGGCTTGGATAATGGTGCAGTTGTGTATGGATTTGCTTTTGTTGATTGTGCTCGGCTTAGATTTTGGGTTGGCTCTATAGACGATGATGCATCCTGTTCTGCTTTGGGGGCTTTATTGATGCAA GTGTCACCCACGGAAGTTATATATGATAATAGAG GTTTATCCAAAGAAGCTCAGAAAGCACTTAGAAAATTCTCGTTGAATG GTTCGACGGCACTACAGTTCACTCCAGTTCAGTCGATGACTGACTTGGTGAGCAATGAAATTAGGGATTTAATTCACTCAAAGGGATACTTCAAAGGCTCGTCTCATTCACTGGATCATGTACTGAGAAGTGTGATTCATCGTGAAATCACCTTGTCTGCTCTAGTTGGGCTGATTGATCATCTGGATAGATTGATG TTGAATGATGCCCTACAGAATGGGGATTTATATACATACCAAGTTTACAGGGGTTGCCTTAAAATGGATGGTCCAACAATGATAAATCTAGAACTTTTTGTCAATAATGAGGATGGTGGCAAATCAG GTTCATTGTACAATTGTCTTGATAAGTGTGTAACTTCATCTGGAAAGCGGCTTCTTAGGAACTGGATCTGCTGTCCATTAGTAGATGCTGAAATAATTAACAACAGGCTTGATATAGTGGATGATCTAATGGCTAACCCAGAGATTGTGTCACATATTGCTCAACATCTTCGCAGGCTTCCAGACTTGGAACATTTGCTTGGCCGAATTAAGTCCAGCCTTCAATTATCAGGCCCTCTCTTATTGCCCTTCTtgggaaagaaaatattgaagcaGAGG GTGAAAGTGTTTGGATCACTTGTGAAAGGCCTTCGGACTGCTTTGAGCTTGTTGCTTCTTCTACAGAAAGAGCAGCCTCTAATATCGTCTTTGACCAAAGTTTTTAAACTTCCAATTCTGACTGGCAGTAACGGGCTCGACCAATTTCTTGCTCAGTTTGAAGCAGCAGTAGACAGCGACTTCCCAAATTACCAG AATCACAACGTTACGGATTCAGATGCTGAAACACTCACAATACTTGCTGAATTATTTTTGGAGAAAGCTGCTCAGTGGTTTGAAGTTGTTCATGCCATCAATTGCATTGATGTATTAAGATCTTTTGCTGTTACTTCTACCTTTTCTCGTGGAACTATGTCTAGGCCAGTCATAGTGGCATCAAAAGGTACAAGTAAAGACAATGGAGGAACTGTGCTCAAGATGAAGGGACTATGGCATCCATTTGCCCTTGGAGACAGTGGATGTTTGCCTGTCCCCAATGATGTAATCCTTGGTGAGAATGAAGATGGGTCGCATCCTCGAACTTTGCTGCTTACTGGACCAAACATGGGTGGAAAGTCAACACTTCTGCGTTCCACCTGTCTAGCTGTTATTATGGCCCAG GGAAAAAATATTACCCAATTTGCAAAAAGGATGGGCATTTTATTTAGACATACTGAGGGTGATGATGCACGATACTGA
- the ALDH2C7 gene encoding aldehyde dehydrogenase family 2 member C7, whose translation MNSNGYPASSFKIPTVKFTKLFINGHFVDSLSGGEFETIDPRTGEVIARIAEGTKEDIDLAVKASRLAFDHGPWPRMPAVERARIMMKWADLIDQHVEEIAALDAIDAGKLYHMLKAIEIPATANTIRYYAGAADKIHGEVLKPAREFHAYTLLEPVGVVGHIIPWNFPSIMFVSKVSPCLAAGCTMVLKPAEQTPLSALFYAHLAKLAGIPDGVLNVVPGFGATAGAAICSDMDIDKVSFTGSTEVGREVMRAAANSNLKPVSLELGGKSPFIIFDDADLDKAVELALMAVVYNKGEVCAAGSRVFVQEGIYDEFEKRLVEKAKAWVVGDPFDPNVQQGPQVDKKQFEKILSYIEHGKREGATLLTGGKRVGNKGYYIEPTIFSNVKEDMLIAQDEIFGPVIALMKFKTIEEAIKSANNSRYGLVAGVVTKSLDTANTMSRSIRAGVVWINCYFAFENDIPYGGCKMSGFGKDSGLEALHKYLHVKSVVTPIYNSPWL comes from the exons ATGAACTCCAATGGTTACCCTGCTTCCTCCTTCAAAATCCCCACCGTCAAGTTCACCAAGCTCTTCATCAATGGACATTTTGTTGATTCACTTTCAG GAGGAGAATTTGAGACAATAGACCCAAGAACCGGAGAGGTGATTGCAAGGATTGCAGAGGGAACCAAAGAAGACATTGACCTTGCCGTCAAAGCGTCTCGTCTGGCTTTCGACCATGGTCCATGGCCTCGTATGCCTGCCGTA GAAAGAGCAAGAATTATGATGAAATGGGCTGACCTAATTGACCAACACGTAGAAGAAATTGCAGCACTGGATGCCATTGATGCTGGAAAGTTGTACCATATGCTTAAGGCTATTGAAATTCCTGCAACAGCAAATACTATACGTTATTATGCTGGTGCTGCTGATAAAATTCATGGAGAGGTATTAAAGCCGGCACGGGAGTTCCATGCATATACTTTACTTGAACCAGTTGGTGTTGTGGGACATATCATTCCTTGGAATTTCCCTAGCATCATGTTTGTCTCCAAGGTTAGCCCTTGCTTGGCTGCTGGTTGCACAATGGTCCTCAAGCCTGCTGAACAAACACCTCTTTCAGCTTTGTTTTATGCTCATCTAGCTAAACTG GCTGGAATTCCAGACGGAGTGCTCAATGTAGTCCCCGGATTTGGCGCAACTGCAGGTGCTGCAATATGCTCAGACATGGACATTGATAAG GTCAGTTTTACAGGTTCAACAGAAGTAGGGCGTGAAGTAATGCGTGCTGCAGCTAACAGTAATTTGAAACCAGTTTCACTTGAACTAGGAGGCAAGTCACCATTCATAATTTTTGATGATGCAGATCTAGATAAAGCGGTTGAGCTTGCTCTCATGGCCGTAGTATATAACAAG GGAGAAGTTTGTGCTGCAGGCTCCCGCGTATTTGTTCAGGAAGGGATCTATGATGAATTTGAGAAGAGGTTGGTGGAGAAGGCAAAAGCTTGGGTTGTTGGGGATCCCTTTGATCCTAATGTTCAGCAAGGGCCTCAG GTTGACAAAAAGcaatttgaaaaaattctttCCTACATCGAGCATGGAAAAAGAGAAGGGGCCACCCTTTTGACAGGGGGCAAAAGAGTGGGTAACAAGGGTTACTACATTGAGCCAACAATTTTCTCTAATGTTAAG GAGGACATGCTTATAGCACAAGATGAAATATTCGGTCCCGTGATAGCACTGATGAAGTTTAA GACAATTGAGGAAGCAATTAAAAGTGCTAACAACAGCAGATATGGCCTAGTAGCAGGTGTTGTGACCAAGAGCTTGGACACAGCAAACACAATGTCAAGGTCAATTCGTGCAGGGGTTGTTTGGATCAACTGTTATTTTGCCTTCGAAAATGACATTCCTTATGGAGGATGTAAGATGAGTGGATTTGGAAAAGATTCTGGATTGGAAGCCCTACACAAGTACCTACATGTTAAATCCGTTGTAACACCCATTTACAATTCTCCTTGGCTTTGA